In Methylacidiphilum infernorum V4, a single window of DNA contains:
- a CDS encoding UDP-N-acetylmuramoyl-L-alanyl-D-glutamate--2,6-diaminopimelate ligase has product MKLKNLLYALEPLEVVGSVDCEITSISYDSRKVSEGSMFFAWKGQKTDGHCYIGEAIEKRARAIVCSEIPRLYVSQAVTFLKVRDPRRTLGKAASLYYGNPSQHLSLVGVTGTNGKTTTSFLTRYLLEKQNWKAGLIGTVCYDTTESCIPSSRTCPEGSDLQYMLYRMVQAGCRAAVVEVSSHALDQGRIEGSNFRVGIYTNFTQDHLDYHLTMEEYRRSKENFIAYIRGGKEGDGGVVLNLDDPQWRLLAEKLRKKMRIVTVSSEGRKEADLKAGSISCDRFSTKFVLEWAGKVFKVKSSLLGYFNVDNALLSLGGVLLLGIPLEQSISFLEFFPGVPGRMEKYYSKDGLLVVIDYAHSEDALSKLLHTLKCFQPKRLILVVGCGGDRDRLKRPRMAKVASENADIVFFTSDNPRSESPERIFDDMRAGVEESKKLHWIIDREEAIKQALCLADSTDIVCIAGKGHEDYQEIGGVFYPFSDRLVVQKHLKQR; this is encoded by the coding sequence GTGAAACTCAAAAATCTTTTATACGCACTGGAACCTCTCGAAGTTGTCGGCAGCGTTGACTGCGAAATAACTTCTATAAGTTATGATTCTAGAAAAGTGTCCGAAGGTTCAATGTTCTTTGCTTGGAAAGGGCAAAAGACCGATGGACATTGTTATATTGGAGAAGCTATTGAAAAAAGAGCACGAGCGATTGTTTGTTCAGAAATTCCTCGCCTGTATGTTTCTCAAGCAGTAACTTTTCTTAAAGTCAGGGATCCAAGGAGAACGCTTGGGAAAGCGGCAAGCCTTTATTATGGTAATCCATCTCAGCATCTATCTCTTGTGGGAGTGACGGGAACCAACGGGAAAACCACAACTTCTTTTCTTACCAGGTATCTTTTAGAAAAACAAAATTGGAAAGCGGGTCTTATTGGTACGGTTTGTTATGACACCACCGAGAGTTGTATTCCTTCCAGCCGTACTTGCCCTGAAGGCAGCGATCTTCAATACATGTTATATCGGATGGTTCAAGCAGGGTGTCGAGCAGCGGTTGTAGAGGTATCTAGCCATGCTCTTGATCAGGGGAGAATCGAAGGATCAAATTTTCGAGTCGGTATTTATACCAATTTTACCCAGGATCATCTCGATTATCACCTCACCATGGAAGAATACCGGAGAAGCAAAGAAAACTTTATTGCTTATATTCGTGGAGGGAAAGAGGGAGATGGAGGGGTAGTCCTGAATCTGGATGATCCCCAGTGGAGGCTGTTAGCCGAAAAATTAAGAAAAAAGATGAGGATAGTCACCGTCAGTTCAGAAGGGAGAAAAGAGGCTGATCTCAAGGCCGGTTCAATCTCCTGTGATCGCTTTTCAACGAAATTTGTCTTGGAATGGGCTGGGAAAGTCTTTAAAGTGAAAAGTTCCCTCTTGGGTTATTTCAATGTTGATAATGCCTTGCTTTCCCTCGGTGGGGTGCTTTTGCTGGGTATTCCGCTAGAACAGTCGATAAGCTTTTTGGAATTTTTTCCGGGAGTCCCCGGCAGAATGGAGAAGTATTATTCTAAAGATGGTCTTTTAGTCGTTATTGATTATGCTCACAGTGAAGATGCCTTAAGTAAGCTGTTGCATACACTGAAATGTTTCCAGCCTAAACGTCTTATTCTTGTCGTCGGATGCGGCGGAGACAGGGATAGGTTGAAAAGGCCGAGAATGGCTAAGGTTGCTTCCGAAAATGCCGATATCGTCTTTTTTACCTCCGATAATCCTCGGAGTGAATCTCCAGAAAGAATATTTGATGACATGAGGGCGGGTGTTGAAGAATCGAAAAAGCTGCATTGGATTATTGATCGAGAGGAGGCGATTAAACAGGCTCTATGCCTGGCTGATTCCACGGACATTGTATGCATTGCGGGTAAAGGGCATGAAGATTATCAAGAGATAGGGGGAGTTTTTTATCCTTTCAGTGACAGGCTTGTTGTCCAAAAGCATCTGAAGCAAAGGTAG
- a CDS encoding peptidoglycan D,D-transpeptidase FtsI family protein: protein MSSLFLHTPEIKKAPSKDSCRFRALAVFAALGLGFTVISLRLVHIQLFEHEKYLSMATTVHTLRKILPAKRGQILDCKNVPLAQSFLTYRVRLDGMNVQEPPLTIKELEQILGMEKDALLRNFRRMDRAYLLAKGIQEEKMQRLEEFEREKLKEWKKKKLPAQRFLTFEEEYSRIYPCGREAAQLIGYLDENGKGASGIEKALNSFLEGTPGERWIEKDVFGKEIAAYRGLEVKPVDGLNISLTLDSIIQHIVEEGIDRIEKEFSPNGIVAVVMNPKTGEILAMAQRPSFDPNKRQNWNMISLKNKSLTDPVEPGSIFKIVTLSAVLEEKLFSLDESYINCENGAFFYGGKILHDSHPYGILSVREIVMKSSNIGFAKMGLELGENRLYRYARAFGFGEQTGMLPGQGESAGILHPPRLWSKLSITRIPIGQEIAVTPIQMVRAMAAIANHGYLVKPLIVKEIRDHQGKIVQSFSPHILRRVISEKTAKLVTSALVSVVSPKGTGAKAAVLGFTVAGKTGTAQKAIHGNYIKGKYISSFIGFLPADDPEFVLMIMVDEPHGSQYYAASVAAPAFSSIATDIAQALNLTPQCVPAQAVRIEKDKE from the coding sequence ATGAGTAGCCTCTTTTTACATACCCCGGAAATAAAGAAAGCTCCCTCGAAGGATAGTTGCCGGTTTAGGGCATTGGCGGTTTTTGCGGCACTTGGTCTGGGTTTTACCGTCATATCCTTACGACTCGTTCACATCCAGCTTTTTGAACATGAAAAATATCTCAGTATGGCAACCACCGTCCATACTCTGCGGAAAATCCTTCCTGCAAAAAGAGGACAAATTTTAGATTGTAAAAATGTTCCCCTGGCCCAGAGTTTTTTGACTTACCGTGTTCGGCTCGATGGGATGAACGTTCAAGAGCCACCGCTGACCATAAAAGAGCTCGAACAAATCCTAGGCATGGAAAAAGATGCTCTCCTGCGGAATTTTCGAAGAATGGATAGGGCTTACCTTTTGGCGAAAGGAATTCAAGAAGAGAAGATGCAACGACTCGAAGAATTCGAAAGAGAAAAACTAAAAGAATGGAAGAAAAAAAAGCTCCCCGCACAACGTTTTTTGACGTTCGAAGAAGAATACAGCCGTATTTACCCCTGTGGCAGGGAGGCGGCACAACTCATCGGCTATCTGGATGAAAACGGGAAGGGAGCTTCGGGGATAGAAAAAGCTTTGAACTCCTTTCTAGAAGGTACTCCTGGAGAAAGATGGATCGAAAAAGACGTCTTTGGAAAAGAAATTGCTGCCTATAGGGGATTAGAAGTCAAGCCGGTAGATGGACTTAACATTAGCCTAACGCTGGATAGCATTATCCAGCATATTGTTGAAGAAGGCATTGATAGAATTGAAAAGGAGTTTTCCCCTAATGGCATTGTCGCTGTAGTCATGAATCCCAAAACGGGAGAGATTCTAGCCATGGCTCAAAGACCCTCTTTTGATCCCAACAAGAGGCAAAATTGGAATATGATTTCCCTGAAGAATAAAAGCCTTACCGATCCGGTGGAACCCGGATCCATTTTCAAAATAGTTACCCTTTCGGCTGTTCTTGAAGAAAAACTTTTTAGTTTGGATGAGAGCTATATCAATTGTGAAAATGGAGCTTTTTTCTATGGAGGAAAAATTCTTCACGATAGCCATCCCTATGGGATACTCAGCGTTCGAGAAATTGTGATGAAGTCCAGCAATATCGGTTTTGCCAAGATGGGATTAGAGCTAGGAGAAAATCGCCTTTATCGGTATGCCCGCGCTTTTGGTTTTGGCGAGCAGACCGGTATGTTACCTGGACAAGGGGAGTCTGCGGGTATCCTGCATCCACCACGCTTATGGTCCAAGCTTTCCATAACGAGAATCCCCATTGGACAGGAGATTGCGGTGACTCCGATACAGATGGTTCGAGCCATGGCTGCGATAGCCAACCATGGCTATTTAGTCAAGCCTTTGATCGTCAAGGAGATTAGAGATCATCAAGGCAAGATCGTTCAGAGCTTCTCTCCCCATATATTAAGAAGGGTAATTTCGGAAAAGACGGCTAAATTGGTTACTTCAGCTCTCGTTTCCGTGGTTTCTCCAAAGGGAACGGGAGCCAAGGCGGCTGTCTTAGGTTTTACCGTGGCGGGTAAAACGGGTACAGCTCAAAAAGCGATTCATGGCAATTATATAAAGGGCAAATATATTTCTTCATTTATCGGTTTTCTTCCTGCAGATGATCCGGAATTTGTACTTATGATCATGGTGGATGAGCCTCATGGCTCACAGTATTATGCTGCTTCAGTAGCAGCTCCTGCATTTAGTTCTATTGCTACAGACATTGCTCAAGCTCTCAATTTAACTCCCCAATGTGTACCGGCTCAAGCTGTACGAATTGAAAAAGACAAAGAATGA
- the rsmH gene encoding 16S rRNA (cytosine(1402)-N(4))-methyltransferase RsmH yields the protein MSWKTEEVESHIPVMLKEFLKHCSPKRDEQWIDGTFGYGGHTTALLDKGCKVLALDTDEDAQKRAEILKEKGEEFYFFRKNFSEMAEACFQMGWTAVDGILLDLGVSLGQLKDPKRGFSFQFPDAPLDMRMDRTRERTGAALLNTLSKEQLVQLFSVACNMKESQKLANEIVRFRSTGPIKKVGDFLEIVTRARLLKSKINAATRPFLALRIAVNEELEHLEKALREGTKLLKGGGRIAVISFHSAEDRIVKEFMRSHCLPKKGEGVAEEENHREMFFYKVERVLVSLEERKNNPRSRSARLRIAWKIPLEEKSGL from the coding sequence ATGAGCTGGAAAACCGAAGAAGTAGAGAGCCACATTCCCGTAATGCTCAAGGAGTTCTTGAAACATTGCTCTCCGAAAAGAGACGAACAATGGATTGACGGAACTTTTGGATATGGTGGGCATACAACCGCTCTACTTGACAAAGGCTGTAAGGTTTTGGCCCTGGATACGGATGAGGATGCTCAAAAGAGAGCCGAAATTTTGAAAGAAAAAGGGGAAGAATTTTACTTTTTCCGAAAGAATTTTTCGGAAATGGCGGAAGCTTGTTTTCAAATGGGTTGGACAGCTGTTGATGGGATACTTTTGGATCTTGGAGTTTCACTAGGACAATTAAAAGATCCAAAGAGGGGATTCAGTTTTCAGTTTCCAGACGCCCCTTTGGATATGAGAATGGATAGGACTAGGGAAAGAACGGGTGCGGCTTTGTTAAACACTTTAAGTAAAGAACAGTTGGTCCAGCTTTTTTCCGTGGCTTGCAACATGAAAGAAAGTCAAAAACTGGCCAACGAGATCGTTCGTTTTCGCTCTACCGGGCCTATCAAAAAAGTTGGGGATTTTTTAGAAATCGTTACAAGGGCACGGCTTTTGAAAAGCAAGATCAATGCAGCGACAAGACCCTTTTTAGCGTTGAGAATCGCGGTTAATGAAGAACTAGAGCATCTGGAAAAAGCTCTACGTGAAGGAACAAAACTTTTAAAAGGAGGAGGCAGGATTGCCGTTATTAGCTTTCATTCGGCTGAAGATCGGATTGTCAAGGAATTTATGCGCAGCCATTGCTTACCGAAAAAGGGAGAGGGGGTTGCTGAGGAAGAAAATCATAGGGAAATGTTTTTTTACAAAGTGGAACGAGTCCTCGTTTCTTTAGAGGAAAGAAAAAACAATCCCCGGTCCCGGAGCGCACGATTAAGGATAGCCTGGAAAATTCCCTTGGAAGAGAAAAGCGGGTTATAG
- a CDS encoding division/cell wall cluster transcriptional repressor MraZ: MGKKWATYTDIFEHAFDEKGRITVPSEWRQEGYDNRLFVFPSKFNHLKVYPESWMEEIHQKIEALRLQDPNRLQLELLAQLSQAVCWDQQGRISIKERLRKHAQIEKEAVLVGRLDHFEIWDQKKWKESGVKITSFEEAVESMGL; the protein is encoded by the coding sequence ATGGGTAAAAAATGGGCAACGTATACCGATATTTTTGAACATGCTTTTGATGAAAAGGGCAGAATAACCGTTCCTTCCGAATGGAGACAAGAAGGTTACGACAACAGGCTATTTGTCTTTCCCTCCAAGTTTAACCATTTGAAAGTTTATCCCGAGAGTTGGATGGAAGAAATACATCAAAAAATAGAAGCTTTGAGGTTGCAGGATCCCAATCGATTACAGTTGGAACTGCTGGCTCAATTATCCCAAGCGGTATGTTGGGATCAACAAGGCAGAATTTCAATCAAAGAGAGATTAAGAAAACACGCCCAAATTGAGAAAGAAGCGGTTCTGGTAGGAAGACTAGATCATTTTGAAATTTGGGACCAGAAAAAATGGAAAGAGAGCGGAGTAAAAATCACCTCCTTTGAAGAGGCTGTAGAGAGCATGGGATTGTAA
- a CDS encoding acyltransferase, whose amino-acid sequence MGDQSLLPFHPSRFFDLSQTSHPLLFKEVENVWLVLEKIKVYLEEILVPGIHGNIPGNCYVGQKVFIGKGTRVYPGAVIEGPAWIGENCSIRAGCFIRQNVIVEEGCVLGNSCEFKNSFLFKNCQVPHFNYVGDSILGRQVHLGAGVILSNLKLNGTEVKIKLDDKIYSTGLRKFGAILGDETQIGCNAVLNPGSIIGKKTLIFPGVIWHGILLSEGKVIKNKQELEIL is encoded by the coding sequence ATGGGAGATCAATCACTTTTGCCTTTCCATCCCTCTCGTTTTTTTGACCTTTCTCAAACCAGCCATCCTCTTCTGTTCAAAGAAGTTGAAAATGTTTGGCTTGTCCTTGAAAAAATCAAAGTTTATTTAGAAGAAATTCTCGTTCCCGGTATTCATGGAAACATCCCCGGGAATTGTTACGTCGGTCAAAAGGTTTTTATCGGAAAAGGAACGCGTGTTTACCCTGGAGCGGTGATTGAAGGTCCAGCATGGATCGGGGAAAACTGCTCAATAAGAGCGGGTTGTTTTATAAGGCAAAATGTCATTGTAGAGGAAGGCTGTGTTCTAGGCAATTCCTGTGAATTTAAAAACTCTTTTCTTTTCAAAAATTGCCAAGTTCCTCATTTCAATTATGTCGGAGATTCGATATTGGGACGGCAAGTCCATTTAGGCGCTGGAGTCATTTTATCCAACCTGAAGCTTAACGGCACCGAAGTCAAAATAAAGCTCGATGATAAAATTTACTCTACGGGTTTAAGAAAATTCGGAGCGATCCTTGGAGACGAGACCCAAATAGGGTGCAACGCCGTGCTCAATCCAGGATCGATCATCGGTAAAAAAACGTTGATTTTTCCTGGAGTAATCTGGCATGGCATCCTGCTATCGGAAGGCAAAGTCATAAAGAATAAACAGGAACTGGAAATTCTTTAA
- a CDS encoding vWA domain-containing protein: MVGSLSFAYPYFFLLLAIVPVIGFLRKRRTQHPFLLPFVYEWVGKGSKGITERVSLFFIYIAFLFFVIALARPQEEKGKVPLRKEGYDIILVLDISGSMLAEDYEIDQKRVSRLDIVLEVVKTFLDKRTNDRIGLVAFAGRAYTVCPLTFDHNWLKRKIDQLQAGTIEDGTAIGDALGLALSRLEGKKESGERKKIGSFLILLTDGANNCGNLTPIEAARLAAHAAVPVFTIGAGINGEVTMPVMDEERRKIGSQTVVSEVDEGLLRNIAQLTGGEYFRATDSNAIVSAFQAIDAQKKIPFEPVVVTKKEELFSLFLALGLVFWLLAFIFSKRI, encoded by the coding sequence ATGGTTGGCTCCTTATCCTTTGCTTATCCCTACTTTTTCCTGTTGCTGGCAATTGTGCCCGTAATCGGGTTCTTGCGCAAGCGACGGACTCAACATCCCTTTTTGCTTCCCTTTGTTTATGAATGGGTGGGAAAGGGAAGCAAGGGGATTACAGAAAGAGTTTCCTTGTTTTTCATTTATATCGCTTTTCTGTTCTTCGTCATAGCCCTGGCTCGCCCTCAAGAGGAAAAAGGTAAAGTTCCTTTGAGAAAAGAGGGATACGATATTATCCTGGTGCTGGATATTTCCGGAAGCATGCTTGCTGAAGACTATGAAATTGACCAAAAGAGGGTTAGCCGGCTGGACATTGTTTTGGAAGTGGTAAAAACTTTTTTGGATAAAAGAACAAACGACCGTATTGGCCTGGTTGCTTTTGCAGGAAGGGCTTATACCGTATGCCCACTCACTTTTGATCACAATTGGTTAAAGAGAAAAATTGATCAATTACAGGCAGGAACCATTGAGGATGGCACGGCTATCGGAGATGCCCTCGGTTTGGCTTTGAGTCGTCTAGAAGGAAAAAAGGAATCCGGAGAAAGAAAAAAAATCGGATCTTTTTTGATCCTTTTGACAGATGGGGCCAATAATTGTGGGAATCTGACACCCATTGAGGCTGCACGACTGGCAGCCCATGCCGCTGTCCCTGTTTTTACCATTGGCGCTGGCATAAATGGAGAAGTGACGATGCCCGTGATGGATGAAGAAAGAAGAAAGATCGGAAGTCAGACCGTTGTTTCAGAGGTGGACGAAGGGCTTTTACGCAATATAGCCCAACTAACGGGAGGTGAATATTTTCGAGCCACGGACAGCAATGCCATTGTTTCAGCTTTTCAGGCTATTGATGCTCAAAAAAAGATTCCTTTTGAACCGGTAGTCGTGACTAAAAAAGAAGAGCTTTTCTCTTTGTTCCTGGCCCTTGGACTGGTTTTTTGGTTACTGGCTTTTATCTTCTCTAAAAGAATATAA
- a CDS encoding DUF58 domain-containing protein, translating to MQLKHYVFSKEKIKEAMRLLHRVEWTVKRSSTNLFFGEYRSVFKGKGKEFDQVVAYEFGDDIRDIDWNVTARLGALYRKKFVEERELILTLIVEDSPSLLFGSGTLTKRDAVMEIAGYLSILATGLYHRLCIVYVYPGGHSFIPPVKGRKQILSSMIKLFAMDPPSLWPLKQLTIPWSFLLKTLPRNTVMFWLGDFPSRPICREWIALSSRFEILGFRVEDPWEYALPQKESFLAFDPISGRVVKVDTAHPDIKKRQQKWRLEKDNYWKSLFPGKFSRCSFLLGTPLFPKLMHFLVERSIV from the coding sequence ATGCAACTAAAGCACTATGTTTTTTCAAAAGAGAAGATCAAAGAAGCAATGAGGCTTCTCCACCGCGTCGAATGGACGGTTAAAAGGTCTTCTACCAATCTTTTTTTTGGAGAATATCGATCGGTATTTAAAGGCAAAGGTAAAGAATTTGATCAGGTAGTCGCTTACGAGTTTGGGGATGATATAAGGGATATTGACTGGAATGTTACGGCTAGGCTAGGTGCTCTTTATAGGAAAAAGTTCGTCGAAGAAAGAGAATTGATTTTGACCCTTATTGTAGAAGATAGCCCCTCGCTTTTGTTTGGTTCGGGGACTCTAACAAAAAGGGATGCGGTAATGGAAATTGCCGGTTATTTGTCGATCTTGGCTACAGGATTATACCATAGACTTTGCATCGTTTACGTATATCCCGGAGGTCATTCTTTCATTCCTCCCGTAAAAGGAAGAAAACAAATTCTATCGAGCATGATAAAATTGTTTGCAATGGATCCTCCTTCGTTATGGCCTCTAAAACAGCTCACTATTCCATGGTCTTTTTTATTGAAAACTTTGCCCCGAAATACGGTTATGTTCTGGCTTGGAGACTTTCCGTCGCGACCCATCTGCCGAGAATGGATCGCCCTCTCTTCGCGTTTTGAAATCCTGGGGTTTCGAGTTGAAGACCCATGGGAATATGCCTTGCCTCAAAAAGAAAGCTTTTTAGCTTTTGACCCGATATCGGGAAGGGTTGTCAAAGTCGATACAGCTCATCCCGATATCAAAAAAAGGCAACAAAAATGGAGGTTAGAAAAAGACAATTATTGGAAAAGTCTTTTCCCCGGTAAGTTTTCAAGGTGTTCTTTCCTGTTAGGAACCCCTCTATTCCCAAAACTGATGCATTTTTTGGTAGAGCGATCGATCGTTTAA
- a CDS encoding AAA family ATPase, with the protein MTRGQEWAERVLSEIKKAVIGQQTIIERLLIGLLTGGHVLIEGMPGLAKTLLVKTIAKAVGLKFERIQFTPDLLPSDVVGTMIFQPKEGRFFPHLGPIFANIVLADEINRAPAKVQSALLEAMQEKQVTIGGTSHKLPDPFVVMATQNPIEQEGTYPLPEAQSDRFLFKVIINYPSEEEERKMLKLWGKLTEEPLVSPVSSPEEIRELRKQIDKIFVSPITECYILALVRETRELAGIQAGGMQKLSYGASPRASLALFQASRALAWIRGSDFLSPQFIQEVYMDCLRHRVGLSYESEAEGKTVEDILGEILKNTSIPTENVEECN; encoded by the coding sequence ATGACACGAGGACAAGAATGGGCAGAAAGGGTTTTGTCGGAAATAAAAAAAGCGGTTATTGGACAGCAAACCATCATTGAAAGGTTACTCATTGGTTTGCTGACCGGTGGACATGTCTTGATTGAAGGTATGCCTGGGTTAGCGAAAACCCTGCTTGTCAAAACCATAGCTAAGGCCGTAGGGCTTAAATTTGAGCGAATTCAATTTACCCCTGATCTTCTTCCGAGTGACGTCGTAGGAACGATGATCTTCCAACCTAAAGAAGGCAGGTTTTTCCCCCATCTTGGTCCCATTTTCGCTAATATTGTTTTGGCGGATGAGATCAATAGGGCTCCAGCCAAAGTTCAAAGCGCCTTACTTGAAGCCATGCAAGAAAAGCAGGTAACCATTGGTGGAACCTCACACAAGCTCCCCGATCCTTTTGTAGTCATGGCAACCCAGAATCCCATCGAACAGGAGGGCACCTATCCTTTGCCCGAAGCTCAATCCGACCGCTTCTTGTTTAAAGTCATTATAAACTATCCATCGGAAGAAGAGGAAAGAAAAATGCTTAAGCTGTGGGGAAAACTCACCGAAGAACCGCTGGTCAGTCCGGTTTCTTCTCCCGAAGAAATCCGCGAGCTGCGCAAGCAGATCGATAAGATTTTTGTTAGCCCTATTACCGAATGTTATATCCTAGCCCTTGTCAGAGAAACCAGGGAACTTGCCGGGATTCAAGCGGGTGGAATGCAAAAGCTCAGTTATGGAGCTTCTCCGCGGGCTTCATTAGCTCTCTTTCAAGCGAGCCGCGCCCTTGCCTGGATCAGGGGATCGGACTTCCTCAGTCCCCAATTCATCCAGGAAGTCTACATGGACTGCTTAAGACACCGGGTGGGCTTGAGCTATGAGTCTGAAGCTGAAGGGAAAACGGTTGAAGATATACTTGGAGAAATCCTCAAAAATACTTCTATCCCCACTGAAAATGTCGAAGAATGCAACTAA
- a CDS encoding COX15/CtaA family protein produces MDDVKKSIINVFSAILTFFVLLLITVGAIVTTTNSGMAVPDWPTTFGYNMFSFPFSRWIGGVFYEHSHRLVASAVGFMTIILFLLLLFKEKRTWIKLLGSFALLLVVFQGILGGLRVVWMKDQIGIIHAALAQAFLVLVGIIWLATSRYWASEKIDPTAHEDSQGKTASLLFLSLSLIVYIQLLLGAAMRHAHLGLSITDFPLAYGQVFPHITPEELLKINAKRETLGLPPTTISQIHLQLAHRFTALIIFLLTVFSFFTLKKKEKSGFILFMARLLHMLVVLQITLGAFVIWTGKENLVTTAHVVVGALILLLSSLVTTLIYRRQWIIQAKHKELTIPFYPTAYPDHKNE; encoded by the coding sequence ATGGATGATGTGAAAAAGAGTATTATTAATGTGTTTTCAGCGATCCTTACTTTTTTTGTTCTTTTACTTATTACCGTCGGAGCGATTGTTACTACGACCAATTCAGGAATGGCTGTGCCCGATTGGCCTACAACGTTTGGCTACAATATGTTCAGCTTTCCTTTTTCTCGTTGGATTGGAGGAGTTTTTTACGAGCATAGCCATAGGCTTGTTGCCTCGGCCGTTGGTTTTATGACTATTATTTTATTTTTACTGCTCCTGTTTAAAGAAAAAAGAACTTGGATCAAGCTTCTAGGAAGCTTTGCCCTCCTCCTTGTTGTTTTCCAAGGAATACTCGGAGGATTAAGGGTAGTCTGGATGAAGGACCAGATTGGCATTATCCATGCAGCCCTGGCCCAGGCTTTCTTAGTTCTTGTAGGGATTATATGGCTTGCTACTTCAAGATACTGGGCCTCGGAGAAAATTGATCCCACAGCTCACGAAGACTCTCAGGGCAAAACCGCTTCTCTGTTATTTCTGTCTCTTTCGCTTATCGTTTATATCCAGCTTTTGCTTGGAGCAGCCATGCGGCATGCCCATCTTGGACTTTCGATAACCGATTTTCCATTGGCTTATGGTCAAGTTTTTCCTCATATTACTCCCGAAGAACTTTTAAAGATCAATGCAAAAAGAGAAACCCTAGGTCTTCCCCCTACAACTATCTCTCAAATTCATCTTCAGCTCGCCCATCGCTTTACCGCATTAATCATTTTTTTGCTTACCGTCTTTTCATTTTTCACACTCAAAAAGAAGGAAAAATCCGGTTTTATCCTCTTTATGGCTAGACTGTTACACATGCTTGTAGTCTTGCAGATAACACTGGGGGCTTTTGTTATTTGGACCGGTAAAGAAAATCTCGTTACTACAGCCCACGTCGTCGTTGGAGCTCTTATACTCCTGTTATCTTCTCTTGTGACAACCTTGATTTACAGAAGACAATGGATCATCCAAGCAAAGCATAAAGAATTAACCATCCCTTTCTATCCCACCGCCTATCCAGATCATAAAAACGAATAA
- the cyoE gene encoding heme o synthase yields the protein MNIPKINNPERFPGKRENTSASLPALQPRSHTLLKDIAQLIKFRLTLLVLTTTFFGFVLGASGPLDLVKAIHVLVGTALLAASAAVLNEVLESRQDSQMSRTKDRPLPAHRFDAIEAAIIAIIGAVIGFLYLWNFSNLVAAFIALFSLVSYVCIYTPLKRISPWNTWIGAVSGALPPVIGYAAQNENLVHSTPLFLFSILFFWQMPHFYAIAWIYKNDYKKAGFKMLVVVDSTGKKLTSQSLLFSFLLLPISTIPYFTGHAGVVYLGGSLALGLVFLGSAFLLHLHRDLKSARLLFFSSIAYLPLLFTLLALCWKNNT from the coding sequence ATGAATATCCCCAAGATTAACAATCCAGAAAGATTTCCCGGGAAAAGAGAAAATACATCCGCCTCTTTGCCTGCTCTCCAACCCCGTTCTCATACCCTGCTCAAAGATATCGCTCAATTGATCAAGTTTCGACTTACTCTATTGGTTCTTACCACTACTTTTTTTGGCTTTGTACTGGGCGCATCTGGACCATTGGATCTTGTAAAAGCGATCCATGTCCTAGTAGGGACGGCCCTTTTAGCTGCTTCAGCGGCTGTGCTCAATGAAGTACTCGAAAGTAGGCAAGATAGTCAAATGTCAAGGACAAAAGACAGACCCCTACCCGCTCACCGGTTTGATGCCATTGAAGCGGCCATAATAGCCATCATTGGAGCGGTTATCGGTTTTCTTTACCTTTGGAATTTTTCTAATCTCGTCGCCGCTTTTATTGCCCTTTTCAGTCTTGTAAGCTATGTATGCATCTACACGCCACTCAAACGCATTAGCCCTTGGAATACATGGATTGGGGCGGTATCTGGAGCTCTTCCCCCGGTCATTGGCTATGCTGCACAAAATGAGAATTTAGTGCACTCCACCCCACTTTTTCTCTTTTCCATCCTTTTTTTCTGGCAGATGCCCCATTTTTACGCGATCGCTTGGATTTATAAGAACGATTACAAAAAAGCGGGCTTTAAAATGCTTGTCGTCGTCGATTCTACGGGAAAAAAGTTAACCTCTCAAAGTCTTCTTTTTTCCTTCTTATTGCTTCCGATTTCCACGATACCCTATTTTACAGGGCACGCTGGAGTAGTTTATCTTGGTGGATCACTCGCTTTGGGACTTGTATTCCTTGGCTCTGCTTTTCTACTCCATCTTCACCGGGATTTAAAGTCGGCAAGATTACTTTTCTTTTCTTCCATCGCCTATCTTCCTTTACTCTTTACTCTTTTGGCCCTCTGCTGGAAAAACAATACCTAG